The following are encoded in a window of Methanocella sp. genomic DNA:
- a CDS encoding GTP-binding protein has translation MFENVARKADNGNRIKVVAFGSYHSGKTSFIRCVNPNPISTEVKSGNGTTTVAFDLAVKDHNGYRLYLYGTPGQERFDVAREVVSFGLHAGVVVVDSTRGMTDFEKSILNELHASKVPCIVLANKQDMPGASLDRVRKEANGFCEVFPISARTGQGVGAVLDRIVDLVRAA, from the coding sequence ATGTTTGAAAACGTAGCCAGAAAAGCCGATAACGGCAACCGCATCAAGGTCGTCGCCTTCGGCTCTTACCACTCGGGCAAGACCTCGTTCATTCGCTGCGTCAACCCGAATCCCATTTCCACGGAGGTCAAGAGCGGGAACGGCACCACGACCGTCGCCTTCGACCTCGCCGTAAAGGACCACAACGGCTATCGGCTCTACTTATACGGCACGCCGGGCCAGGAGCGCTTCGACGTGGCCCGGGAGGTCGTCTCCTTCGGCCTGCACGCGGGCGTCGTCGTCGTCGACTCGACCCGGGGCATGACGGATTTCGAGAAGAGCATCCTCAACGAGCTGCATGCCAGCAAGGTGCCCTGCATCGTCCTGGCCAACAAGCAGGACATGCCCGGGGCCTCGCTGGACCGGGTGAGGAAGGAGGCCAACGGGTTCTGCGAAGTATTTCCCATATCGGCACGAACGGGCCAGGGCGTCGGCGCCGTGCTCGACCGCATCGTGGACCTCGTCCGGGCCGCGTAG